ACGCTTGCACGACCGGACCGTGAACCAACTCGGCGGACTGCCCCAACGGCACCAGGGTCGGAGATGGGTTGTCCGCGTGTGCGATTGGTGCACTCAAGACGGCACCGGCGACCGCCGCGGTCGTGGCCAATACGGTCGTCAACTTCACGTGGTCGGCTCCTTCTGTCGGCTAAGACGGTAGCGCGTACCGGGCCAAACATACGCCGAGCGTGGCCTCAAGCTATCAGCAGCGCCGCGAGCTCGCGCTGAGCTGGTCCATGGACCGCGCCAGAATTCTCCGCGCATTGTCAAAGTGCTCAGATTGCAATGCCCGGCTCGTTACGCTCGGGCTCGACGTGCTGCCGACGCGCAGAAGCTTCGACAGTCCTGTCGAGCATCCGCCCGTAACCAATCACTTGACGTGCTGCGGCTCGTTCGTCGTCGGAAATGTCGCGATGGCGCGTCGCTTGGCGGGCCTTACTCACTGCCGTCCGAGCCAGCTCGCGCCGGCGTTGTGGATCGGTGTTGTTGCGAGCCTCCACGAGGATCGCTCGAGACTCGCGCAGCAGGCTGCGGGCGGTCAGGGTCATGGCCTCTTGCGTCAGCGCCACTGCCCGTTCGCGATCGGCGCGGCTCACTGCGTTGTCCAAGGCCACTTCTGCGGCGGTGTCGGCGGCCGATCTGGCGTACTCACCCTGCCGGTGCGGGTCGGCTTCGGATAATGCGATCTGCAAGTCGCTTTCGGCGCTCTGCAGACTCGCTGGTCCCGGTGTGGTCATGGCTGGGACGCTACGGAGAGCGCCGCGGCGGAGTCCACCACCAGAGGCACATTCGCGGCCCACCCCATTCTCGGGAAGTGCAGGGCGCGTTTGCATACAGGGCTTTCCTGCAGGAAGCCAAGTCCACCACCAGGCAGCTTCGCGTCCAGAACAGCTCGGCACTCCCGGTCAGCTGAGTCCAGGACCGCCGGCTGAAGGAACTTGCGTCGGCTGTGGCTGTGGCCGGCGTGCGGGTGAGGAGGGCAGCTTGCATGCAGGCCCGTCTCCAGCGGGGGCGCCAGCGCCGCGCCACTCTGTTCAGAGATTCTCCCCCTTTGCTCGACGCGGCGGCGTACCCGGTGGTCGAGAAACGAAAGGCCCTGACACGGAGGGTGTTTGGCGTGAAGTGACACGCATGAAAGGTCATTAAAAGTGTTGCTAGACAGTGCTTTTCACGATAGACTGTTGCTTATAAGCAACATCCACTGAAAGGCAGTCTGATGAAATCTCGTTCCGCCGAAGCCCATGTGACCCCCGCCGCATTGGTGAGCCACACGATCGTCCGAGTACAGGGTGAGCAGAACGGCGACATCGCCGTAAATCACGCCTGCTCCCCCAACGCCCGTCTACGGCTGCAATGGGGTGGACTGCTCATGACGATGCTGTCAGCGCAGGCCGTGCAGGGCGTACTGGAGGGGTTCTGCGCGGCACGATCGGCGATGACGCTCATCCCCCGACAGATCCCGGCGCCCGCCCCGGCGACGGCCGAGCCCTTCGCATTGCCGACCGTGGCCATCGACTGGATGCGCCGACCTGCCTATGCGGTCGTGCCCCGACAGGAGCTGTCGCGGGACCGCGCACGCCAACTCCGCTGGCTCGACCTGCACATGGGACCAGTCACGTTCCAGATCCTCGATCAGGCTGGTGGTATCAGCGCCGTGGAACTGTTGACCACGGCCCATCGCACCGGGGTGCAGGTCTTCCTTGACGGCCCGGACTTCGCCGCAGATCCCCGCGAACGGGACTACGCGCCGCCGAACGGCTAGCAGTTATCCACAGCCGCGCCGAGCCGGGTCTGTTTATCCACAACCGTGGAGGGCAGGCCCGGCTTTTTCAGCCGCTCACAATCGGGCCCAGGACACCGACGCAAGGGAGACAGCACAATGACCGTTCTTTGGTCACTGGCGATGATAATCGACGGCCGCGTCGACACGATCATCGACACCGCAGAGGGCCACGAAAACGCGGTGACGGCCGTCCTGGCCGCCACACTCGACGCCATGCATGACGCGCGGATCGATGAGTTGCCGCAGGCACCGCGCTACGAGCTGCGGGCCGATGGCGACCTGGTGGCACTCATTCGGACGGGCACCGACGAAGCTGGGCGTGCCGACCACGCCGAGGCCGCCGCACTGATACAACGCATCGAGGCGGCGCGCAGCCTCAGTGTGTCGCCTCGCTGAGCGGCTGCGTCTGCAGCAGGACCGCGGGGTCGACGCCAAGGCCGCGGGCCAGATGGACCAGCACCACTACGGTCGGGCTCTTGCGGCCGCCCTCAATGTGATTGAGGTGGGGACGGCCGATGCCCGCACGCTCGGCAAGCTGGGCCTGCGTCAGGCCGGCGGCGGTGCGGTGTTCGCGGATGGCCGCACCGAGTGCGGCGAGGATGAGCGAACCGTCATCGGAGGGTGTCGCCTCCATGCCCATCCCCTTTCCTTGGCGTTGCCCAAAGGCTACACCGGCGGGGTGGACGTGGGTGTACTCAGAACAGCACAGCATCGGTCGTCGCCTCCTGCCACCACGCTTCGAAACCCGGTCGTTGCTTGCTGTCCACTACGGCCGGGCACACGACGAAGAAGTGTTGCAACGCCGGAAGCTGATCGTCCCTCTCACGCAGGACCTGGCGCACGATCCCATCCGCACCGATTTGTCGCTCACCGGCGTGGCTGCCAAGCTCCTCGTCCATCTGCCTGCGCGAGCCACGAGCCACGGCCCGCACCGAGCGCGCAGTGATACCGCGGCCTTGGGCCCGGCTGGAGGACCTGCGGGTGAGCCGGCGGACCTCGTAAACGGCGTGTTCACACTCGTCGAGCATCGCGTCGAAGCGGGCCCGCACCTGGGTCAACCCGGCGGAGGCCACCAAGTCTGCCGCAGAGCTGCCCTCGATGAGGGTTTGGCGTTCGTTGAGGCTGCGCGCGACGTGCTCGAGGAACAGGGCTTGAGCACCCTTCTCTGGTTCGCGGCGCCACCGTTGGACAACGCTGCTTCGCCCGGCTTCGGTGCGCATCGCGAACGGGCAGTATCCGCACGCTGACTTCGACCAGCGGCGCCCAGTGATCTCGGCAATGAAATCGGAGCAGCGTGTTCTATCCCAACCCCAGTCGCGCAGCGGGTACCAGCCGGTGCGGCGGTCGGTGTTGAACAGCGCGTCCTTGACGGCCCGGGCGCCCTCATGACTTTCGAATCCCACGACGTGGCGATAGCGACGTCCGGCCGTCACCGCAGCGATGATGGGATCCAGGCAATTGCCTTTGGCGTGGATGGAACACATGCGCGTGCCGCCGATCTGCGGAACCGTTCCGGCCGAAAGCATTTCGTCTGCCAATGTGTAGGCGGCGCTGTACAAGCGCGTGGGCTCGATGGAGTCCTGCAGG
The nucleotide sequence above comes from Mycobacterium gallinarum. Encoded proteins:
- a CDS encoding helix-turn-helix domain-containing protein, producing the protein MEATPSDDGSLILAALGAAIREHRTAAGLTQAQLAERAGIGRPHLNHIEGGRKSPTVVVLVHLARGLGVDPAVLLQTQPLSEATH